CGGGCACGTCGGGTTCTGCAAATCCTCTGGCGCGAACAGGATGCCGCGGGTGCGCTGCTGGTAGAGGATGGCGAGCCCGAGCCCGACGAGCAGGCCCACGAGGCCGCCCAGGATCAGGTTGCGCGACGTGTCCGGGTATTCGGGTTTGAAGGGGGCGACGGCCTGGCGGATGACCTCGGCGTAGCCCTGTTCGGATTCCTCGGCGATGCGGACGTCCTCCAGCTTTTCGCGGAGGAAGAGGTAGGCGCGTTCGGTGGTCTGGAGCGAGCGCTGGAGCTGTGTGAGGGCGATCTGCTGACCCGGGAGGCCGTTGAGGGTCGCCTGGTAGGCGTCGAGCTGCCGGCTGTAGAGCTGGCTTCGGGCTTCGAGCCGGGCGATCTCCTGCTGCTCGTCGTTGAGCTGGCGCTGAAGCTGGCCCAGGCTGGCGAGGCCATCGCCTTCGGCCGGCGTGTTGGCCTCCGCCACGTACGCGTCCGTCAGGCGGGCGAGGGTGGTCTGGAGGCCGGCGCGGTCACGCTCGAGCGCCGCGATGGTCGGGTTGGTCGAGGCTTCCGGCGTGCCCTTCAGGGCCGGATTCTGGCGGTAGATCTGGTCGAGCCGCGTGTCGATGTCCGCCATCTGCGTGCGGGTGCGTTCGATGTCGGCCGTCGTGTTGGCGGCGAGGCGTTCGGCGAGGCGCGGCTGGAGGCCGGCGAGGTCGTCTTCGAGAAGCCGGGCGGAGACCTGCTTGAGCTTCAACTCCAGGTCGTTCTGCGTCCGGGCGGTTTCGAGCGCCGTCACCTGGTCGATCAGCGCCGTGGCTTCGACGCTCATGGTGAGGCCGCCGTTCTGGCGGAGGAAGACTTTCATCTGCTCCTCCAGCGCGCGGAGTTCGCGGTTGCGCTCCGTGGCCTCGTTTTCCAGAAAGGCGCGGGTGGCGGAGAGCCGGCTGCGGCTGCGCCACAGGGCGCGATCCACCAGCTCTTCCGCGTAGAAGTTGGCCAGGAGGCTGGCCTCGTGTGCGTCGGTGGAGATGGCCGAGATGCGGAGGACATCCGCCACCGGTTCGCGCTGGATCGTGACCAGATTCTGGATGGCGTAGGCCAGCATCGCCGGGGAGGAGGCTTGCGCGAGCAGGGTGATGGGCCGGCCGGTGACCGGGTCGTTCTGGAGGGCGACAAGGCGGTCGGCGACCCGCGTGGCGACGTCCATCGAGCGCTGGAGGACATAAATCTCCGTCTCGACCGAGCGGCCGGACCGGTTGCGGTCGGCGGAGGGGTCGAGCGCGTCCTTCAGGTCCGGCGCGAGGCGGTTATCGACAAGCACCAGGCTGTCCGCCCGGTACACCGGCACCTGGAAATAGGTATAGAGGCCCGTGCCCGTGAGAGTGAGGACGAAGGAGACAAACAGGAACCAGCGTCCCCGGTAGAGGAGGTTGAGGAGCAGCTCGCCCTGAGTGCCGTCGGCGGCCTGAGCAGGAGCCAGCGCCGGCGCCGGGGCAGCCCGGCGGACCGGCGCGGGGGCGTCGGCTACGGGCAGAGGCGTCGCGCGGGGGCCGACGGGTCGGCGTCCGGGCGCTTTGCTCGGAATCGGGTGATCGGCCATACGAAGGGCGTTACAAAAAGCGTTGGTCGCCGATGCGGTCGGATATGCGCGGACCACGGGGCGAGAGATGCAAGGGGAAGATACGGAAGGCCGCGCCGCGGGGCGTGGCCGAGGTGTCAGGATTCTATCACATTTCTGTTATCGCCTCGAACCGCGACCGGGGCGTCGGCTCGGGGCGTGAAACGGGAAAAACGGGCCGCGTGAAGAGGGCACGTTTTTCCCGCCGGGAGGGCGTTGCGGGAGGACGAACCGGCATCCAG
The Rhodothermales bacterium genome window above contains:
- a CDS encoding polysaccharide biosynthesis tyrosine autokinase, translated to MADHPIPSKAPGRRPVGPRATPLPVADAPAPVRRAAPAPALAPAQAADGTQGELLLNLLYRGRWFLFVSFVLTLTGTGLYTYFQVPVYRADSLVLVDNRLAPDLKDALDPSADRNRSGRSVETEIYVLQRSMDVATRVADRLVALQNDPVTGRPITLLAQASSPAMLAYAIQNLVTIQREPVADVLRISAISTDAHEASLLANFYAEELVDRALWRSRSRLSATRAFLENEATERNRELRALEEQMKVFLRQNGGLTMSVEATALIDQVTALETARTQNDLELKLKQVSARLLEDDLAGLQPRLAERLAANTTADIERTRTQMADIDTRLDQIYRQNPALKGTPEASTNPTIAALERDRAGLQTTLARLTDAYVAEANTPAEGDGLASLGQLQRQLNDEQQEIARLEARSQLYSRQLDAYQATLNGLPGQQIALTQLQRSLQTTERAYLFLREKLEDVRIAEESEQGYAEVIRQAVAPFKPEYPDTSRNLILGGLVGLLVGLGLAILYQQRTRGILFAPEDLQNPTCPLLGIIPAMPAAAPAPAGNQALQRTGELDPHLIVGLSPASMIVDAYRKLRFNILNAPGPVRTLVVTSPNPGEGKSLTALNLGIALAQTGRRTIVVDTDLRRPTVHSKLGLTNQPGFIEMLEARHLQFRRALREQDNLYVLTAGGSHEHAAEILGSPDMPAFISELKRYFDIILFDTPPFMAVSDAVFLASLCDATLLVAAAGKTRDYEIQQGVREFEQAGQRVLGTVLNAFDPTALVSSRFRYRYYRDAAYYAEAG